A window from Corynebacterium urogenitale encodes these proteins:
- a CDS encoding bifunctional 2-methylcitrate synthase/citrate synthase: MSTTANPEVRKGLYGVIADYTSVSKVMPETNSLTYRGYAVQDLVENCSFEEVFYLLWNGELPTQEQMDEFNKKGRSYRKLDPGLISLIHSLPTDCHPMDVMRTAVSYMGTKDPEPFTPNKEHITHVGHNLLAQLPMAMAMDIRRRAGKDIVAPDSSKGVAENLLSMVFGNEEGSPANNPEDVRDFEKSLILYAEHSFNASTFTSRVITSTRSDVYSAITGAIGALKGPLHGGANEFVMHTMLDINDPTKAREWVNNALDNKNLIMGFGHRVYKKGDSRVPSMEKSFRALAERHDGAKWVKMYEEMAAAMDERTGIKPNLDFPAGPAYHLLGFPVDFFTPLFVIARVAGWTAHIVEQYENNSLIRPLSEYNGPEQREVVPISQR, from the coding sequence ATGAGCACCACAGCCAACCCAGAAGTACGCAAAGGCCTGTACGGCGTTATTGCGGACTACACCTCCGTTTCCAAGGTGATGCCGGAGACTAACTCCCTCACCTACCGCGGTTATGCCGTCCAAGACCTCGTGGAAAACTGCAGTTTCGAGGAAGTTTTCTACCTCCTGTGGAATGGTGAACTACCGACCCAGGAACAGATGGATGAGTTCAATAAGAAGGGCCGCTCCTACCGTAAGTTGGATCCGGGGCTGATCTCACTTATCCATAGTCTGCCCACCGACTGCCACCCCATGGATGTGATGCGAACTGCGGTGTCCTACATGGGAACGAAAGATCCAGAGCCGTTCACTCCGAACAAGGAACACATCACGCACGTGGGTCACAACCTGCTGGCGCAGCTGCCAATGGCGATGGCAATGGACATCCGCCGGCGAGCAGGGAAAGACATCGTGGCGCCGGATTCCTCCAAGGGTGTTGCAGAGAATCTGCTGTCTATGGTCTTCGGTAATGAGGAAGGTTCACCGGCAAACAACCCGGAGGACGTACGGGACTTTGAGAAGTCCCTCATACTTTATGCCGAACACTCCTTCAACGCCTCCACTTTCACCTCCCGCGTCATCACCTCCACGCGTTCGGATGTGTACTCCGCGATCACAGGTGCGATCGGCGCGCTCAAAGGACCATTGCACGGTGGTGCCAACGAGTTCGTCATGCACACCATGTTGGACATTAATGATCCAACCAAGGCCCGCGAATGGGTCAATAATGCGCTGGACAATAAAAACCTCATCATGGGCTTCGGCCACCGGGTCTACAAAAAGGGTGACTCTCGCGTCCCGAGCATGGAAAAGTCCTTCCGCGCACTGGCGGAGCGGCACGATGGCGCGAAATGGGTGAAGATGTACGAGGAGATGGCAGCCGCGATGGACGAGCGCACGGGCATCAAACCCAACCTCGACTTCCCAGCTGGCCCCGCCTACCACCTGCTCGGATTCCCAGTGGATTTCTTCACCCCACTGTTCGTGATCGCCCGAGTTGCCGGGTGGACTGCCCACATCGTGGAGCAGTACGAAAATAACTCCCTCATCCGCCCGCTATCTGAATACAACGGTCCAGAGCAGCGCGAGGTTGTTCCGATCAGTCAGCGCTAA
- the prpD gene encoding 2-methylcitrate dehydratase PrpD codes for MIDHSVRVWKSAEEFPRDQHLAWKVAEVAADPVAVAEETAEMVVNRIIDNAAVAVASVQRRPVSAARAQALAHPATSGSGSAVFGVDATVSPEWAAWANGVAVRELDFHDTFLAAEYSHPGDNIPSILAVAQHRADDLNITGADLIRGIATGYEIQVNLVKGISLHKHKIDHVAHLGPSAAAGLGTLLKLDPEVIYQAVGQALHTTTATRQSRKGLISSWKAFAPAFAGKMAVEAVDRAMRGEGAPAPIWEGEDGVISWLLDGPEAQYTVPLPDKGEEKRAILETYTKEHSAEYQSQAPIDLARSMREKVGNLEDIESIVLHTSHHTHYVIGTGSGDPQKFDPHASRETLDHSVMYIFAVALEDGEWHHERSYAPERANRASTIELWNKISTVEDPEWTRRYHSEDPNEKAFGARAVITMKDGTVIEDGLAVADAHPLGARPFARADYIKKFRTLAEGIVDDKEQDRFLAAAENTADLSGAQLKELNVVFSQEQLAKAPQIPRGIF; via the coding sequence ATGATCGATCATTCTGTGCGCGTGTGGAAGTCCGCTGAGGAGTTTCCACGCGACCAGCATCTGGCATGGAAGGTAGCGGAGGTCGCGGCGGATCCCGTGGCGGTAGCCGAAGAAACGGCGGAGATGGTGGTCAATCGCATCATCGACAATGCCGCGGTTGCTGTCGCCTCTGTGCAGCGCCGTCCCGTGTCCGCCGCGCGGGCGCAAGCGTTGGCGCATCCGGCTACCTCAGGTTCCGGATCTGCTGTTTTTGGTGTCGACGCCACCGTCTCCCCGGAATGGGCGGCTTGGGCGAATGGTGTGGCGGTCCGCGAATTGGACTTTCACGACACCTTCCTCGCCGCTGAATACTCCCACCCAGGCGACAACATCCCATCGATCCTGGCTGTGGCGCAGCACCGCGCCGATGACCTCAATATCACTGGCGCTGACCTCATCCGTGGCATTGCCACCGGCTACGAGATCCAGGTGAACCTGGTGAAGGGCATCAGCCTGCACAAGCACAAGATCGACCATGTTGCGCATCTTGGTCCCTCAGCCGCGGCGGGTTTGGGTACTCTGCTCAAGCTCGACCCAGAAGTGATCTACCAGGCTGTGGGGCAAGCCCTGCACACCACGACCGCTACCCGCCAGTCCCGCAAGGGGCTTATCTCGTCCTGGAAGGCCTTCGCCCCAGCTTTCGCGGGCAAGATGGCCGTGGAGGCCGTCGACCGAGCGATGCGTGGCGAGGGCGCACCAGCTCCGATCTGGGAGGGCGAGGACGGCGTGATCTCCTGGCTGCTCGACGGCCCAGAGGCCCAGTACACCGTGCCGTTGCCTGACAAGGGCGAGGAAAAGCGCGCGATTCTGGAGACCTACACCAAGGAGCACTCTGCGGAGTACCAGTCCCAGGCGCCGATCGACCTGGCGCGCTCTATGCGCGAGAAGGTGGGAAACCTCGAGGACATCGAGTCCATCGTCCTGCACACTAGCCATCACACGCACTACGTTATCGGTACAGGCTCCGGCGATCCGCAGAAGTTCGACCCACATGCCTCCCGGGAGACACTGGACCACTCCGTAATGTACATCTTCGCTGTGGCCCTCGAAGACGGCGAATGGCACCACGAGCGCAGCTACGCCCCAGAGCGCGCCAACCGCGCATCCACCATTGAGCTGTGGAACAAGATCTCCACCGTGGAGGACCCAGAGTGGACTCGCCGCTACCACTCCGAGGATCCGAATGAGAAGGCCTTTGGTGCTCGCGCCGTCATCACGATGAAGGACGGCACGGTCATCGAGGATGGGTTGGCGGTCGCGGATGCCCACCCGTTGGGTGCCCGCCCATTTGCCCGGGCGGACTACATCAAAAAATTCCGCACCTTGGCAGAGGGCATCGTCGACGACAAGGAGCAGGATCGCTTCCTCGCCGCCGCTGAGAACACGGCGGATCTTTCCGGCGCGCAGCTTAAGGAACTCAACGTGGTCTTCAGCCAGGAGCAACTCGCGAAGGCACCACAGATTCCACGCGGCATCTTCTAG
- a CDS encoding Cj0069 family protein produces the protein MHKSIVVFEVEGGSDKGPDGHRKDTMPIVNAIKEQGWHSEVIYYHPDNAEEIFKNVSENFDGYISRVNPGNIPGGEEGYFELLTKLADAGLVGMSTPADMMAYGAKDALVKLNDTDLVPEDTAAYYEAEDFHNTFPTSLSYGERVLKQNRGSTGEGIWRVRLADADLAASVEPGTALPLDTELKCTEAVDNKTHDYKLGEFMDFCDQYVIGDNGMLVDMRFMPRIVEGEIRILMVGNTPVFIVHKKPAEGGDNFSATLFSGAKYTYDKPEAWPELLQMFEDARPVIASKLGDTDNVPLIWTADFMLADAEDGSDTYVLGEINCSCVGFTSELDMGIQEKVAEVAIDRIEKANA, from the coding sequence TTGCATAAAAGCATTGTTGTATTCGAGGTTGAGGGCGGCTCCGACAAGGGGCCAGACGGCCACCGTAAGGACACCATGCCGATCGTGAACGCGATCAAGGAGCAGGGTTGGCACTCTGAGGTTATCTACTACCACCCAGATAACGCAGAAGAGATTTTCAAGAACGTCTCTGAGAACTTCGATGGCTACATCTCCCGCGTGAACCCGGGCAACATCCCTGGTGGTGAGGAGGGTTACTTCGAGCTGCTGACCAAGCTGGCCGACGCTGGCCTCGTGGGCATGTCCACCCCGGCCGACATGATGGCCTACGGCGCTAAGGATGCCCTGGTCAAGCTCAATGACACGGATCTGGTGCCAGAAGACACCGCCGCATACTACGAGGCGGAGGACTTCCACAACACTTTCCCAACCTCCCTTTCCTACGGTGAGCGCGTTCTCAAGCAGAACCGCGGCTCCACCGGTGAGGGTATCTGGCGCGTGCGCCTGGCTGACGCTGACCTGGCTGCTTCCGTAGAGCCTGGTACCGCACTGCCACTCGACACCGAACTGAAGTGCACCGAGGCTGTGGACAACAAGACCCACGACTACAAGCTGGGTGAGTTCATGGACTTCTGTGACCAGTACGTCATCGGCGACAATGGCATGCTCGTGGATATGCGCTTCATGCCGCGTATCGTCGAGGGTGAGATCCGCATCCTCATGGTTGGCAACACCCCAGTGTTCATCGTTCACAAAAAGCCAGCGGAGGGTGGAGACAACTTCTCTGCAACCCTGTTCTCCGGTGCAAAGTACACCTACGACAAGCCAGAGGCATGGCCTGAGCTGCTGCAGATGTTCGAGGATGCACGTCCGGTCATTGCTTCCAAGCTGGGCGATACTGACAACGTGCCACTGATCTGGACCGCAGACTTCATGTTGGCAGACGCTGAGGACGGCTCCGACACCTACGTTCTGGGCGAGATCAACTGCTCCTGCGTCGGCTTCACCTCTGAGCTCGACATGGGCATCCAGGAGAAGGTTGCTGAGGTCGCCATCGATCGCATCGAAAAGGCAAACGCCTAG
- a CDS encoding sulfurtransferase yields MGIGLDPSPALEQYTHPNKLVTSAWLGARLGTPGLKVVESNEDSLLYDIGHIPTATRINWAKHLNDPIRRDFISAKDFEELMDDRGISRDDTVVIYGDRSNLWAVYTLWVFELFGHPDVRLLDGGRDAWMQEEKETSYDVPTSTTSGYKVERRDDHTNRIFVDELRGCLDSVQLLDLRDPEGFAGETHESKAAPERHATVSRAGHIPGATNIAMNTSLHPNSRFRSRAELDEAHAALDPSLPTVTYCTSGARAAHQWFTLKYLMGWNNVRVYDGSWIEWGNMVRVPVAQGPAT; encoded by the coding sequence ATGGGCATTGGCTTGGACCCCAGTCCAGCACTGGAACAGTATACACACCCGAACAAGCTGGTCACGAGCGCGTGGCTCGGCGCACGACTCGGAACTCCCGGGTTGAAGGTGGTTGAGAGCAACGAAGATTCCCTACTCTATGACATCGGACACATTCCGACAGCAACCCGCATTAACTGGGCAAAGCACCTTAACGACCCCATCCGTCGAGACTTCATCAGCGCTAAAGACTTCGAGGAACTCATGGACGATCGCGGCATTTCCCGCGACGACACCGTCGTGATCTACGGCGATCGCTCCAACCTCTGGGCCGTGTACACACTGTGGGTTTTCGAGCTCTTCGGCCATCCCGATGTCCGCCTCCTCGACGGCGGCCGTGATGCATGGATGCAAGAGGAGAAGGAGACCTCATACGACGTCCCTACCTCGACCACATCCGGCTACAAGGTGGAGCGTCGCGATGATCACACCAACCGCATCTTCGTCGATGAGCTCCGCGGCTGCCTCGACTCCGTTCAGCTGCTCGATCTCCGCGACCCGGAGGGATTTGCGGGAGAAACCCACGAAAGCAAAGCTGCACCAGAACGCCACGCAACGGTCTCCCGCGCAGGCCATATCCCCGGAGCAACCAACATCGCCATGAACACGAGCCTCCACCCCAATTCCCGTTTCCGTTCCCGCGCGGAGTTGGACGAGGCACATGCCGCACTGGATCCCTCACTCCCCACGGTCACCTACTGCACCTCAGGAGCCCGCGCCGCCCATCAGTGGTTCACTCTCAAGTACCTCATGGGCTGGAATAACGTCCGCGTCTACGACGGATCATGGATCGAATGGGGCAATATGGTGCGCGTCCCCGTTGCCCAGGGACCGGCCACGTAA
- a CDS encoding acetyl/propionyl/methylcrotonyl-CoA carboxylase subunit alpha yields MSLTAQRITKVLIANRGEIAVRVIRAARDEGIASVAVYAEPDADAPFVRMADEAYALGGQTSAESYLNVDKLISAAKKSGANAIHPGYGFLSENGDFAQAVIDAGLIWIGPSPEAIRTLGDKVTARNIAMDVNAPLAPGTKEPAKDAAEVQAFAEEHGLPIAVKAAFGGGGRGMKVAYTMEEIPDLFESATREAIAAFGRGECFVERYLDRARHVEAQVLADSHGNIVVASTRDCSLQRRFQKLVEEAPAPFLTEEQTARIYESAKAICKAAGYEGAGTVEYLVGRDGLISFLEVNTRLQVEHPVTEQVTGWDLVREQFRIANGEPLSRTEDPEITGHSIEFRINGEDPANNFMPAPGRISAYSEPAGPGIRMDSGIESGAVVGGQFDSMLAKLIVTGETREMALQRAARALDEYVVEGLPTVIPFHREMVEQPEFTATDGDFTVYTRWIEEEWDNQLPEYSAPLEADTSTGDTVSLPRQNIVVEVDGQRVEITVPGELLAAGGSLRRPRRRRGITGQVAITGDTVASPMQGTVIKVDINEGQEVSEGDTLLVLEAMKMENAVKAHKSGVVSGLSVHPGDGVTKNQPLLEIADPEES; encoded by the coding sequence GTGAGCTTGACTGCTCAGAGAATCACCAAGGTACTCATCGCCAACCGTGGCGAGATTGCCGTCAGGGTGATCCGCGCAGCGCGCGATGAAGGAATCGCCAGCGTTGCCGTCTACGCCGAGCCCGATGCCGACGCACCTTTCGTGCGCATGGCAGACGAAGCCTACGCATTGGGAGGCCAGACTTCCGCAGAGTCCTACCTCAACGTTGACAAGCTCATCAGCGCTGCTAAGAAATCTGGGGCGAACGCTATCCACCCCGGCTACGGCTTCCTGTCGGAAAACGGAGACTTCGCCCAAGCTGTCATCGACGCTGGCCTCATCTGGATCGGCCCCTCTCCAGAGGCTATCCGCACGCTCGGTGACAAGGTCACGGCGCGAAATATCGCCATGGATGTCAACGCACCACTAGCACCGGGAACCAAGGAACCAGCCAAGGACGCAGCTGAGGTTCAGGCTTTCGCTGAGGAACACGGCCTACCGATCGCCGTCAAAGCTGCCTTCGGCGGCGGCGGTCGCGGCATGAAAGTCGCCTACACCATGGAGGAGATCCCTGACCTGTTCGAGTCCGCGACTCGTGAGGCGATTGCAGCTTTCGGTCGCGGCGAATGCTTCGTGGAGCGCTACCTGGACCGCGCTCGCCACGTGGAAGCACAGGTCCTCGCGGATTCACACGGCAACATCGTTGTCGCATCCACCCGTGACTGCTCTCTCCAACGCCGGTTCCAAAAGCTCGTTGAGGAAGCCCCAGCACCGTTCCTCACTGAGGAGCAGACGGCTCGGATTTACGAATCCGCTAAGGCGATCTGCAAGGCCGCCGGGTACGAAGGCGCTGGCACCGTTGAGTACCTCGTCGGGCGAGATGGTCTCATCAGCTTCCTCGAAGTCAACACCCGACTGCAGGTGGAGCACCCCGTCACCGAACAGGTGACCGGATGGGATCTGGTGCGCGAGCAGTTTCGTATCGCCAATGGCGAGCCGCTGAGCCGCACCGAAGACCCAGAGATCACCGGCCACTCCATCGAGTTCCGCATCAATGGCGAGGATCCAGCCAATAACTTCATGCCAGCTCCTGGCCGCATCTCGGCCTACTCTGAGCCAGCAGGCCCTGGCATTCGCATGGATTCCGGCATTGAATCCGGCGCCGTCGTCGGCGGTCAGTTCGATTCGATGCTCGCCAAGCTCATCGTCACCGGGGAAACCCGCGAGATGGCACTACAGCGTGCCGCTCGCGCGCTCGATGAATACGTCGTAGAGGGTCTGCCGACCGTCATCCCATTCCACCGAGAAATGGTGGAACAGCCCGAATTCACTGCCACGGACGGTGACTTCACCGTCTACACGCGCTGGATCGAAGAGGAGTGGGATAACCAGCTGCCGGAGTATTCCGCCCCCTTGGAAGCGGATACTTCCACTGGTGACACGGTTTCTCTCCCGCGACAGAATATCGTCGTCGAGGTCGATGGGCAGCGCGTGGAAATCACCGTCCCAGGCGAACTCCTGGCCGCGGGAGGAAGCCTCCGCCGCCCTCGCCGCCGTCGTGGCATAACAGGTCAGGTCGCCATCACTGGCGATACTGTAGCCTCCCCCATGCAGGGAACCGTCATCAAGGTTGATATCAACGAGGGGCAGGAAGTCTCCGAGGGCGATACCCTTTTGGTGCTGGAAGCTATGAAGATGGAAAACGCGGTGAAGGCGCACAAGTCCGGCGTTGTTTCCGGACTCTCCGTCCACCCCGGTGACGGTGTGACGAAGAACCAGCCGCTATTGGAGATTGCCGACCCAGAGGAGTCCTAG
- the glpK gene encoding glycerol kinase GlpK has translation MDSLAYQLAGHFAKFTKPHRGYVVAIDQGTTSTRAIIFDAKGDIEATSQLEHQQIFPQPGWVEHDPMEILRHTRRVLADAIAIADISTEEIAALGITNQRETTVIWDRKSGQPVYNAIVWQDTRTDKIVAGLDDNIRKVLRERTGLPASTYFSGPKIRWILDNVEGVRERAERGELAFGTMDSWLVWELTRRSKRASSSPGKGAKHVTDVTNASRTMLMDLKTQQWDPELCEALDIPMSLLPEIVSSSEVIGTVKRSGPAYGVLISGILGDQQAATFGQACLQPGEAKNTYGTGNFLLLNTGTEPQTSTHGLLTTVAYRLGSQPAVFALEGSIAVTGSLIQWLRDNLGFFDRAEDSETLAASVEDNGGCYVVPAFSGLLAPRWRPEARGVVVGLTRYVTKAHITRAALEATAFQTREVVEAMNADSGVPLTSLKADGGMVANSLLMQFQADQLGVPVTVPKVSETTALGAAFAAGLAVGFYRDLQEIRSLWQERETYKPNSTAEERDAAFQQWNRAVKRTYNWAEEEPSSHNA, from the coding sequence ATGGATAGCTTGGCTTATCAACTCGCCGGCCATTTCGCCAAGTTCACTAAGCCACACCGTGGCTATGTTGTCGCAATCGACCAGGGCACCACGTCCACGCGCGCAATTATTTTCGACGCCAAGGGGGACATCGAGGCGACGAGTCAGCTGGAACATCAGCAGATATTCCCTCAACCGGGCTGGGTGGAACACGATCCGATGGAGATCTTGCGCCACACTCGGCGCGTGCTTGCGGACGCGATTGCCATCGCCGATATTTCCACAGAGGAGATCGCCGCCCTCGGCATCACGAACCAGCGCGAAACCACCGTTATCTGGGACCGTAAGTCCGGCCAGCCCGTGTACAACGCAATCGTCTGGCAGGACACACGCACAGACAAAATCGTCGCTGGCTTGGATGACAACATCCGCAAGGTTTTGCGCGAACGCACGGGTTTGCCAGCTTCCACGTACTTCTCCGGGCCGAAGATCCGCTGGATTCTCGACAATGTGGAAGGCGTACGCGAACGCGCCGAGCGGGGCGAGCTGGCCTTCGGCACGATGGATTCGTGGCTGGTGTGGGAACTCACCCGCCGATCCAAACGCGCTTCAAGCTCCCCAGGAAAGGGAGCGAAGCACGTCACTGATGTGACGAATGCTTCGCGCACGATGCTCATGGATTTGAAGACCCAGCAGTGGGATCCAGAGCTCTGCGAAGCATTGGATATTCCAATGAGCCTGCTGCCCGAGATCGTCAGCTCATCGGAAGTCATCGGTACCGTTAAGCGCTCCGGACCGGCCTATGGTGTGCTCATTAGTGGCATCCTGGGCGACCAGCAGGCGGCAACCTTCGGGCAAGCCTGCCTGCAACCGGGTGAAGCGAAGAACACCTACGGAACAGGTAACTTCCTGCTCCTCAATACCGGCACGGAGCCACAAACCTCAACGCACGGCCTACTCACAACCGTGGCCTACCGCCTAGGTTCCCAGCCTGCCGTTTTCGCCTTGGAAGGCTCCATCGCGGTCACTGGGTCTCTGATTCAGTGGTTGCGGGATAACCTGGGGTTCTTCGACCGGGCGGAAGATAGTGAAACACTCGCCGCTAGCGTGGAGGATAACGGCGGTTGCTACGTGGTTCCCGCCTTTAGTGGTCTGCTCGCACCGCGTTGGCGCCCGGAGGCCCGTGGCGTCGTCGTTGGTCTCACACGCTACGTCACAAAGGCCCACATCACCCGGGCCGCGCTGGAAGCGACAGCCTTCCAAACACGGGAGGTCGTGGAGGCCATGAATGCAGATTCCGGGGTGCCTCTCACCTCCCTCAAGGCGGACGGCGGCATGGTCGCGAACTCACTCCTGATGCAATTCCAGGCCGATCAGCTCGGCGTGCCGGTGACGGTACCCAAGGTGTCAGAGACCACGGCGCTCGGCGCTGCATTCGCAGCTGGTCTGGCCGTAGGTTTCTACAGGGATTTGCAGGAAATTCGAAGTCTCTGGCAGGAGCGCGAAACCTACAAGCCAAACTCGACGGCAGAGGAACGGGATGCTGCATTCCAGCAGTGGAACAGAGCCGTCAAACGAACCTATAACTGGGCCGAGGAAGAGCCCTCGAGTCACAACGCTTAA
- a CDS encoding DUF1707 SHOCT-like domain-containing protein, whose product MNQQPQWYCPEPQAPAAESEHGVRVSDAERSDAITALGSHFAEGRLGLVEYEERVDAAAFAVDRRELDDLFTDLPALSPGAHLMPMYSAAEVARVRKDGARPKAATMGLSAVAAVAGAILFAQPVLLLVIPAVFLLLYVAKVGPESWHMPSERKLEQKRLKAMRMEHKMELQQRRQVRRQQVDDLKSSAMKFAQRSIQNRIDGSSNRR is encoded by the coding sequence ATGAATCAACAGCCACAGTGGTACTGCCCAGAGCCCCAAGCGCCCGCAGCTGAATCCGAGCACGGTGTCCGTGTCAGCGATGCCGAGCGTTCAGATGCCATCACGGCATTGGGCAGCCACTTCGCTGAGGGACGCCTTGGGCTTGTCGAGTATGAGGAGCGCGTCGATGCGGCGGCTTTTGCTGTCGATCGCCGAGAGCTCGACGATCTCTTCACGGACTTGCCAGCCCTCTCCCCCGGCGCCCACCTCATGCCGATGTATTCAGCAGCGGAAGTCGCCCGTGTGCGCAAAGACGGGGCTCGGCCCAAGGCCGCAACGATGGGTCTCAGCGCAGTGGCTGCCGTGGCTGGCGCTATCCTCTTTGCTCAGCCTGTCCTGCTGCTCGTCATCCCCGCTGTATTTCTACTGCTCTATGTGGCTAAGGTCGGCCCCGAGTCGTGGCACATGCCATCGGAGCGCAAGCTGGAGCAAAAGCGACTCAAGGCCATGCGCATGGAGCACAAAATGGAGTTGCAGCAGCGCCGCCAGGTTCGCCGACAGCAGGTCGATGACCTAAAAAGTTCCGCGATGAAGTTTGCCCAGCGATCCATTCAGAACAGAATTGACGGCTCAAGCAACAGGCGTTAG
- a CDS encoding amidohydrolase: MDTAFVSTFVSSWVEENRETIRGWRRHLHSHPELSHMEMSTTQFILDTLRAVGLDPHPLPATGATVDIGPVDKPLIAFRGDIDALPITEETGLDFASEMPGVMHACGHDIHTTVVLALACGLKAYVDAHGEDALPVRVRVIFQPAEEVMDGGAVEVIAAGALKDVQSIFAVHCEPKLRTGEIGVRTGPITSASDVVEIVLWGPGGHTSRPHLTTDLIYATGKIITELPGLLSRRIDPRSGTVVTFGAVNGGATFNAIPQEVRLLGTFRTAQVGVWREGEKILRELVEDIVAPTNAELEIKYTKGVPPVTNDDVATALIAQAVKDTDPHALREAPQSSGGEDFSWYLEHVPGSMARLGSWNGEGEKPDLHQPDIIFDERAIGVGIRLFAGVIEQFRKETDAEGLGSAF, translated from the coding sequence GTGGACACGGCTTTTGTCTCAACATTCGTGAGCAGCTGGGTAGAGGAGAATCGCGAGACGATTCGAGGCTGGCGCCGACACCTGCACAGTCATCCCGAGCTTTCCCATATGGAGATGAGTACGACCCAGTTCATCCTGGATACGTTGCGAGCGGTTGGGCTGGACCCGCACCCTCTGCCAGCAACGGGTGCAACAGTGGACATTGGGCCAGTGGATAAGCCACTCATTGCTTTCCGCGGTGATATCGATGCACTACCGATTACGGAGGAAACGGGGCTGGACTTTGCCTCCGAAATGCCCGGTGTCATGCACGCCTGTGGCCATGACATTCACACCACCGTTGTCTTGGCCTTGGCATGCGGCTTGAAAGCCTACGTCGATGCACACGGGGAGGATGCACTTCCTGTCCGAGTTCGCGTCATTTTCCAGCCTGCGGAAGAAGTGATGGACGGTGGCGCAGTGGAGGTCATTGCCGCTGGCGCGCTCAAGGATGTGCAGTCCATCTTCGCCGTGCACTGTGAACCAAAATTGCGTACCGGTGAGATCGGTGTCCGAACTGGTCCCATCACCAGCGCTAGTGACGTCGTTGAAATTGTTCTGTGGGGTCCGGGCGGCCACACGTCTCGCCCACATCTGACCACAGACCTGATTTACGCCACGGGAAAAATCATTACCGAGCTGCCCGGTTTGCTCTCGCGTCGAATTGATCCTCGCTCCGGCACAGTGGTGACTTTTGGCGCGGTCAATGGCGGAGCCACCTTCAACGCTATCCCGCAGGAGGTGCGCCTTCTCGGCACGTTCCGAACAGCCCAGGTCGGGGTTTGGCGAGAAGGTGAAAAAATCCTCCGCGAGCTTGTGGAAGATATCGTGGCGCCCACGAACGCGGAGCTGGAGATCAAATACACAAAGGGCGTGCCGCCGGTGACGAACGACGATGTTGCCACCGCGCTCATTGCGCAGGCAGTGAAGGATACGGATCCTCATGCGTTGCGGGAGGCTCCTCAGTCCTCCGGTGGTGAGGACTTTAGCTGGTACCTAGAGCACGTCCCAGGATCGATGGCGCGGCTTGGATCGTGGAATGGAGAGGGAGAAAAGCCGGATCTGCACCAGCCGGACATTATCTTCGACGAGCGGGCGATCGGGGTGGGGATCCGTCTCTTTGCGGGAGTGATTGAGCAATTCCGCAAAGAGACGGATGCCGAGGGGCTGGGATCGGCTTTCTAA
- a CDS encoding purine-nucleoside phosphorylase, which translates to MKEAHKAPYALAQEAAQKLLAVTKQEAFDVAIVLGSGWRPAADILTSKADNVEEFPMPDLPGFLPPTAEGHGGTVRAANIGEQRVLVLLGRTHAYEGHELWRTAHAVRTAAATGVSTIVLTNAAGGLTEGMSVGEPVLISDHINLTAKTPLVGANFVNLVDAYSPALRQKVQQLRPGMREAVYAMMPGPQYETPAEIHMLRTLGAGLVGMSTVYETIAAREADVDVLGISLVTNLAAGMTGEALNHEEVLEAGKNAAQDMGDLLAELVSQL; encoded by the coding sequence ATGAAAGAAGCACATAAGGCTCCCTATGCCCTTGCCCAGGAAGCAGCACAAAAGCTCCTGGCTGTCACGAAGCAAGAGGCATTCGATGTCGCAATTGTCCTCGGCTCCGGCTGGCGGCCAGCCGCCGACATCCTGACGAGCAAGGCGGACAACGTCGAAGAATTCCCTATGCCCGATCTGCCGGGCTTTTTGCCTCCTACCGCCGAGGGGCATGGCGGTACCGTTCGGGCCGCGAATATCGGTGAGCAGCGCGTCCTTGTGCTGCTGGGTCGCACCCACGCCTATGAGGGCCATGAACTGTGGCGCACTGCCCACGCTGTGCGCACCGCTGCCGCCACAGGTGTGTCAACCATCGTGCTCACCAACGCCGCCGGAGGTCTGACTGAGGGCATGAGCGTCGGAGAACCAGTGCTCATCAGCGATCACATCAATCTCACCGCGAAGACCCCGCTCGTCGGCGCGAACTTCGTCAACCTCGTGGATGCTTACTCCCCTGCACTGCGCCAAAAGGTTCAGCAGCTGCGCCCCGGCATGCGCGAGGCGGTCTACGCGATGATGCCCGGCCCGCAGTACGAAACTCCGGCGGAGATCCACATGCTCCGCACCCTCGGGGCGGGTTTGGTCGGCATGTCTACGGTCTACGAAACCATCGCCGCCCGGGAGGCGGACGTCGACGTATTGGGAATCTCCCTCGTCACGAACCTCGCAGCAGGAATGACCGGCGAGGCTCTCAACCACGAGGAAGTCTTGGAAGCTGGCAAGAATGCAGCTCAGGACATGGGCGACCTCCTGGCTGAGCTGGTGAGCCAGCTATGA